A genomic region of Homo sapiens chromosome 4, GRCh38.p14 Primary Assembly contains the following coding sequences:
- the USP38 gene encoding ubiquitin carboxyl-terminal hydrolase 38 isoform 3 (isoform 3 is encoded by transcript variant 3) has protein sequence MNSVIQALFMATDFRRQVLSLNLNGCNSLMKKLQHLFAFLAHTQREAYAPRIFFEASRPPWFTPRSQQDCSEYLRFLLDRLHEEEKILKVQASHKPSEILECSETSLQEVASKAAVLTETPRTSDGEKTLIEKMFGGKLRTHIRCLNCRSTSQKVEAFTDLSLAFCPSSSLENMSVQDPASSPSIQDGGLMQASVPGPSEEPVVYNPTTAAFICDSLVNEKTIGSPPNEFYCSENTSVPNESNKILVNKDVPQKPGGETTPSVTDLLNYFLAPEILTGDNQYYCENCASLQNAEKTMQITEEPEYLILTLLRFSYDQKYHVRRKILDNVSLPLVLELPVKRITSFSSLSESWSVDVDFTDLSENLAKKLKPSGTDEASCTKLVPYLLSSVVVHSGISSESGHYYSYARNITSTDSSYQMYHQSEALALASSQSHLLGRDSPSAVFEQDLENKEMSKEWFLFNDSRVTFTSFQSVQKITSRFPKDTAYVLLYKKQHSTNGLSGNNPTSGLWINGDPPLQKELMDAITKDNKLYLQEQELNARARALQAASASCSFRPNGFDDNDPPGSCGPTGGGGGGGFNTVGRLVF, from the exons ATGAACAGTGTTATACAAGCCTTGTTTATGGCCACAGA TTTCAGGAGACAAGTATTATCTTTAAATCTAAATGGGTGCAATTCATTAATGAAAAAATTACAGCATCTTTTTGCCTTTCTGGCCCATACACag AGGGAAGCATACGCACCTCGGATATTCTTTGAGGCTTCCAGACCTCCATGGTTTACTCCCAGATCACAGCAAGACTGTTCTGAATACCTCAGATTTCTCCTTGACAG GCTCCATGAAGAAGAAAAGATCTTGAAAGTTCAGGCCTCACACAAGCCTTCTGAAATTCTGGAATGCAGTGAAACTTCTTTACAGGAAGTAGCTAGTAAAGCAGCAGTACTAACAGAGACCCCTCGTACAAGTGACGGTGAGAAGACTTTAATAGAAAAAATGTTTGGAGGAAAACTACGAACTCACATACGTTGTTTGAACTGCAGGAGTACCTCACAAAAAGTGGAAGCCTTTACAGATCTTTCGCTTGCCTTTTGTCCTTCCTCTTCTTTGGAAAACATGTCTGTCCAAGATCCAGCATCATCACCCAGTATACAAGATGGTGGTCTAATGCAAGCCTCTGTACCCGGTCCTTCAGAAGAACCAGTAGTTTATAATCCAACAACAGCTGCCTTCATCTGTGACTCACTTGTGAATGAAAAAACCATAGGCAGTCCTCCTAATGAGTTTTACTGTTCTGAAAACACTTCTGTCCCTAACGAATCTAACAAGATTCTTGTTAATAAAGATGTACCTCAGAAACCAGGAGGTGAAACCACACCTTCAGTAACTGacttactaaattattttttggcTCCAGAGATTCTTACTGGTGATAACCAATATTATTGTGAAAACTGTGCCTCTCTGCAAAATGCTGAGAAAACTATGCAAATCACGGAGGAACCTGAATACCTTATTCTTACTCTCCTGAGATTTTCATATGATCAGAAGTATCATGTGAGAAGGAAAATTTTAGACAATGTATCACTGCCACTGGTTTTGGAGTTGCCAGTTAAAAGAAttacttctttctcttcattGTCAGAAAGTTGGTCTGTAGATGTTGACTTCACTGATCTTAGTGAGAACCTTGCTAAAAAATTAAAGCCTTCAGGGACTGATGAAGCTTCCTGCACAAAATTGGTGCCCTATCTATTAAGTTCCGTTGTGGTTCACTCTGGTATATCCTCTGAAAGTGGGCATTACTATTCTTATGCCAGGAATATCACAAGTACAGACTCTTCATATCAGATGTACCACCAGTCTGAGGCTCTGGCATTAGCATCCTCCCAGAGTCATTTACTAGGGAGAGATAGTCCCAGTGCAGTTTTTGAACAGGATTTGGAAAATAAGGAAATGTCAAAAGAATGGTTTTTATTTAATGACAGTAGAGTGACATTTACTTCATTTCAGTCAGTCCAGAAAATTACGAGCAGGTTTCCAAAGGACACAGCTTATGTGCTTTTGTATaaaaaacagcatagtactaaTGGTTTAAGTGGTAATAACCCAACCAGTGGACTCTGGATAAATGGAGACCCACCTCTACAGAAAGAACTTATGGATGCTATAACAAAAGACAATAAACTATATTTACAG gaacAAGAGTTGAATGCTCGAGCCCGGGCCCTCCAAGCTGCATCTGCTTCATGTTCATTTCGGCCCAATGGATTTGATGACAACGACCCACCAGGAAGCTGTGGACCAACTGGTGGAGGGGGTGGAGGAGGATTTAATACAGTTGGCAGACTCGTATTTTGA